DNA sequence from the Luteibaculum oceani genome:
GAGCTTGTCCTTGTTTATAATACAATCCATTATTGCCTCGCGCGAAGCATGCACTCTATTTTGGACTTTAGCAGATATTCTCATTTTCAATTTTTTGCTAAAAAATAAATTATTTGACGGTCTCTTGGTATTCTGGAATAGAGTTTAATGGGATTTTTGAAATGGCAAAAACACCGGACCCCTTTCCAACCAATTCATTCTGGTTATTAAATAATTCGGATTCAGCATAAAATTTACCTGCCTCTTCTTTAATGAATTTCCCAATTGCGGTAAGCTTTCCCTCGAAAATGGGTTTGATAAAATCTAAGGCAAAGGATTGTGTAAGAACAAAATAGTTAGGTTGTTTCGAGTTGGCGGCAAAAAAGCTGGCGTCGTCAAGTAGTTTAAAGTAAACGGAACCATGTCCTGCTCTCGCGGTATGATGATAGGATTCATCCAGATTTATAGTTATTATTGAACTCCCATCTGAAATTTCAATCGCTGTGGATGGAAAGTGAATCTTATTGATTGGTGCTGAAAGATACATTGATTCTAGCTTTCTAAAGTGTAATGGGTTCGAGGTCATGTTTGATTATATTGGATTTCAAGGGTTCAAAATTAAATTATTGCTGTAGGTACAATTTAATTTTGTTCTAGATGGTTCTAATTATTTATTATTAAAAAGCGTTATTGAGTTTTAAGTAAAATAAAAAACGTCTAAAGTTTTATTTTTGACATATGGTTTTGGTTTCTTGATGTCGAATTTTCGTATTTTTTTCACGATTATCGATTTAATTATTCTTTCGAATAGTCCAATTTCATCGATGGATGAATGTAAAACCATTTTAGACAAAATATAAATCTATAAAGCTCTTGTAATACTATGTTTTCATTCTGCTTATTGGGGAGGATTTGGTCATTTATTTTTACAATACTTACTTGTTAAGTGCCAGAAAAACAATGTGTTATATACTAGAGGAAGCAATTTGATGGTTAAATAATATTTTGTCTCAATACCTAGCTATTCTTAGTAAGTGCCATTTCTTCAAATTATGTCGTAATCGTACATCTGAGCTGTAGAAACTGTCTTAACCTTTAATAGTACTGGTTATTAACAGTCTGGTTAAAAATTAAAATACGATTGATGAAAAGTTAGAGATGTCAGAATTTTTTCTTCCATACCAATCTGATTTTTAAGCCCTTGGAATATCTATACAATATTTCTAACTCGCAGTCAGTAAAACAAAATTACCTTTTATGAAAAAACATTTAAAGCAAGTAAAAGTGCTGTTGGCACTTATGGTTGCAGCGTCTACCGCCATGGCGCAAAGTGCCCAGGAGAG
Encoded proteins:
- a CDS encoding PaaI family thioesterase, whose protein sequence is MYLSAPINKIHFPSTAIEISDGSSIITINLDESYHHTARAGHGSVYFKLLDDASFFAANSKQPNYFVLTQSFALDFIKPIFEGKLTAIGKFIKEEAGKFYAESELFNNQNELVGKGSGVFAISKIPLNSIPEYQETVK